The sequence below is a genomic window from Streptomyces sp. B21-105.
CACCGGCTGGATACGCGGGGAGTGCGGCTGGTCGTACGGGGACGGCCCCGGGCCCTGCGGCCCCTGAGGCGCGTACGGCCGTTGCTGGCTGGGCGCGGAGGGGAAGTCGTAACGGTTCGGGTTCTGGGAACCGTCGTTCTGGCCCTGGGCAGGACCGTACGACCAGTTGCCCGAATGCGAACCGCCTGGGGGTGTTGCCACTCTCTCTCCTCCTCCGACTGTGCCCTGGCACCCATCACGTGGAGCCGCGTCCCGAAACACTACGGCCTCGGGACGCCAAAACGCACCGTCCGTTTGTTAGTTGAGAAGGCTCCCTTGGAGCTCCGCTCGAAGATCGGGCGTCAGGACCGAACCGGCTCGGTCCACCAGGAGGGCCATCTCGTACCCGATGAGGCCGATGTCCGCCTCGGGGTGTGCGAGCACCGCGAGCGAGGAACCGTCGGACACGGACATGATGAACAGGAATCCCCGCTCCATCTCCACAACCGTCTGGTTCACGCTGCCTCCCTCGAAGATCCGGGAAGCGCCTGCCGTCAGGGACGTCAGACCTGAGGCGACGGCCGCGAGCTGGTCGGCACGGTCGCGGGGGAAGCCTTCGGACATCGCCAGAAGGAGTCCGTCGGCGGAGACCACCACCGTGTGGGACACCCCCGGGGTGTTGTCCACGAAGTTGGTGATCAACCAGTTCAGGTTCTGTGCCGCCTGGCTCATCGGGCTCACACTAACGCTCCTGGTTGTAGGTGCTGTCAGGCCCACCGTGAAGATTCCCAGTGGCCTGGCCGTTCGTTTCACTGCTTCCTGCGTTGCGTCCGCGCTGGACGCCGCGACGCAGGTTGCTCAACCTGCCTCGGACGTCCTCCGGGGCGCGGGAGACCTGTGGGCCTCCCTGGGGGGTGCTCTCGGCGGCGCCTTCGATGAGGTTGGCCTTGGGCACCCGCCGCGGCAGACCGGAGGAGGTGACCCCGCCCGCCTTGGGCTTCTTCAGAGCGGAGGCCTGCTGCCAGCGCTCGTCGTTCGCCGACCGCCAGGTGTCGCCGCCGCCGTTGCTCTCCGAAGAGGAGGCCGGCGCTTCCTGCTTCGTGGCGGGCCGTGCGCCGTTCGGACCGCTTGCGGTGGATCCGCGGCGGGGCAGACCGGCTTCGGTCAGCGCGTGGGAGGCGGCGGGGGTCGATCCCGGACGATCGAAGCCTACGCGGTTCTGCTCACCCGCGTCAGCGGCCTGCGTGGATTCCGCTTCGGGAGCGTACTGGTCCGGGTAGCCGTTCTGGTAACCGTTGCCGTGACCGTTCTGCTGCGGCCAGTCGTCCTGGTAGGACTGCTGCTCCTCGTACGGCGAGAAGCCTTCGGACGCGGCCGGTTCGGCAGCCGTTCGCTCCTCCTGGACGGGCTCCGCATACGCGGGGTCCGGGTAACCGCCGTTCGAAGAGAACCCGTCGCCCTGCGGCAGGCCGTTCCGCGGGGCGAAGGAGTCGCCCTGCGAGGCGAAGGAGTCGCCCTGCGGCGTCCCGCCGTTCGGCGGGAAGTACGGGTCGTCGTACGCCGGGCGCGGCTGCTCCTGGTACGCCGTCTGCTGGTCGAACGAGGCGGGCTGCTCGGCGTAGCCGGTCGCACCGTTGTCGTAGTGGCCCTGGGCGCCGCTGCGGGCCGGGTCGTAACCGCCCTGTCCGGCTTCGTAGCCCTGCTGTCCCTGGCCGGCGTCGTAGTTCTCGCCGTAGGGGGAGACCTCGGCGGACCGGTGCGGCTGCGCGGACTGCTGGTCCGGCTGGCCCGACTGGGACTCCAGGGCCGCGCGGCGCTCCTCGCGCATCAGGGACCGGCCCACCGGGTCCAGGTCGCGGATGTCGTCGGGGACCTCGTAGCGGCTGTCGTCGAAGCCGAGCTCGGCGGCGGTGCGCATCGGCAGACCGTTGCTGAAGTCCTCGCCGGCGCCGTAGTTCTGCTCCGGGATGATCTGCGAGACGGTGAACTCGTCGCGGTCCGGCTGGTGCTGCTGTTCGCCGCCGCCGCCGTGGGTGATCGCGTCGGGCAGCATGACCAGCGAGGTGGTGCCGGCCTGCTCGCCCGAGGGCCGCAGCTGGACGCGGATGCCGTGCCGGTCGGACAGTCGGCCGACCACGAACAGGCCCATACGCTGGGAGATCGCGGCGTCCACGGTCGGCGGGTTGGCCAGTTTGTGGTTGATGTCCGCGAAGTCCTCGGCGGTCAGGCCGATGCCCTTGTCATGGATCTCGATCATCACGCGGCCGTCCGGAAGACGGGTGGCCGTCACGCGGACCTTGGTCTGCGGGGAGGAGAACGTGGTGGCGTTCTCCAGCAGCTCGGCGAGCAGGTGCACGAGGTCGGTCACGGCACGGCCGTGGATCTCGGCCTCCGGGACGCCCGACAGCTCGATGCGCTCGTACTGCTCCACCTCGGAGGAGGCGGCGCGCAGCACGTCGACCAGCGGGACCGGCTGGTCCCAGCGACGGCCGGGCTCCTCGCCCGCGAGGACCAGCAGGTTCTCGCCGTTGCGGCGCATACGGGTCGCGAGGTGGTCCAGGCGGAAGAGGTTCTCCAGCTGGTCCGGGTCGGCCTCGTTGTTCTCCAGGTCGGTGATCAGGGTCAGCTGGCCCTCGATCAGCGACTGGTTGCGGCGCGAGAGGTTGGTGAAGATCGCGTTGATGTTGCCCCGCAGCAGGGCCTGCTCGGCGGCGAGCCGGACGGCCTCACGGTGGACCTGGTCGAAGGCACGGGCGACCTCGCCGATCTCGTCCGTGGTGGTGATCGGGATCGGGGCGACCCGGGTGTCGACCCGGCCGGGGTCGGTGCGGGAGAGCTGGTCGACGAGCATCGGCAGCCGCTGTTCGGCGATGCCGAAGGCGGCGTTGCGCAGCTGGCGCATCGAGCGGCTCATCTGGCGGGCCACCGCACCGGCGAGGATGAACGCCAGGAGCAGGGCGACGACCACGGCGGCGCCGGTGATGATCGCGGAGGTCTTGGCGTCCGCCGCGATGTCCGACGCCTCGGACACGGCCGTGTCGGTCAGGTCCGACTCGATCTGCCGGTAGGCCTCGTACTTCAGCGTGGTGACCGCCCACCAGTTCTCTATGCTGATGCCCTTTTCGGCGAGGGCGGCGCGCTCGGCGCCGTCCCTGCTCCGCATCGTGGAGATGGCGACGACCATGGTCGTCGGGTTGGCGGGCGGCGGAACGTAGTCCGGGTTCTTCTGCTTCGCCTCGGCGGCCTGCGCGGCGCCGTCGCTCTTGATCTTCGCCTCGGCGTCCTGCAGCTTCTGCGCGTCGGCCTCGGTGCCGCCGCCGACGTACTCCTCGATGGCGATGCCCTCGAGGTAGGCGTAGGAGGAGAGGGAGACCTTCTGCTTGGCGAAGTCGTCGTCCCGCGGGCCCGGCTTGATCAGCAGGTGCATGCCGATCGAGCGTTCCAGCGACATCGCGGCCTTGGTCAGCGAGATCGCGTAGACGGTGCGGCCGTAGGAAGTGATGTTGCCGGTGCCCAGACCGAGCTCGTTGGAGAACTCCATCAGGGGGTGCGCGATCGCTGTGTAGCCCTCTTCGGTCTGTACGCCCGACAGTTTGGAGGTGTAGGCGGCCGCGCGCAGCGGCGCCAGCTTCGTCTCCGCGTCGCGGAACAGCTTCAGCCGGCGCTCCAGACCGGCCTTCGCCGGCATGTTCTTCGCGGCCTCGTCGAAGGCGTTGGCCGCGTCGTCGGTGACCTTGCGGGCCGCGGTGACCGTCGCGTCGTCCTGTTTGCCGGCGAGCAGGGGCGCGGCCGAGATGTCGCGCTCCTTGTAGATGGCGTCGCCGTAGCTGAGCGAGGCCCGCACCAGACGCGCGGTGTTCTCCGCGTCCTCGGCCTCCTGCCAGGTGTCGATCGAGCTCTTCACCTGGAAGCCGCCCATGACCAGGCCGACCACCACGGGTATGAGCAGAATCGCGTTCAGCCGGGTCGGCACCCGCCAGTTGCGCGGGGAGAGCCGGCTGCCGCCTCTGGCGGACGCGGCCGTCGGCTCCGAGCCGGGCACATGGGCGGGCGCCGCTCCGCGCGGCGGCGGCGTGAAGTTGCCCCGGGCCGCAGGCTCGGGACTTTTCTTGCTTCGCCTCACTCGACCAACAACCTCTCGGCGGTCGGCACCTTCGTCGTGCCGCTGTGTCTCAGAGCCCGGTCAGCCATCGACCATGAGTACGTCATTGACTATTGGGCAGTTCAGGCATTCCAGCATGACGACCAGTCCTCTTCCAAACATGGAAGGGAGAGGGTTCGACGTGATGTAAACCCCAGATAAAACGGTCAAAAAGAACGAGCCCCGCCAAAAGACGGGGCCTTCATGCGCACAGTGAGACCGAGCGACCGCGACGCGTGGCGGGACAGGTCGATTCCTCTGCCGAAACGTTATGAACACCGGAGCCGACCGTGTCAAAGCCCACAGCCGGCTCCAGAGCGCCTACGGCAACTGCTGTACGTCGCCTAATGCTTGAAAGTTACCGCAGTCGTGCCATCAGCGCATGCTCGACCAGGGTGATCAGCGCGCTCTTGGCGTCCGAGCGGTGCCGGGCGTCCGTCGTGATGATGGGGGTGTCCGGGCCGATCTGCAGCGCCTCGCGCACCTCTTCGGGCTGGTAGGGCTGCTGCCCGTCGAAGCCGTTGAGCGCGACCACGAACGGCAGACCGCTGTTCTCGAAGTAGTCGACCGCGGGGAAGCAGTCGGCGAGGCGCCGCGTGTCCACCAGCACCACCGCGCCGATCGCACCGCGCACCAGGTCGTCCCACATGAACCAGAACCGGTCCTGGCCCGGCGTGCCGAACAGGTAGAGGATCAGGTCCTGGTCGAGCGTGATGCGGCCGAAGTCCATGGCCACCGTGGTGGTGGTCTTGTCCCCGGTGTGGGTCAGGTCGTCGATGCCCGCCGAAGCGGACGTCATCACGGCCTCCGTGCGCAGCGGGTTGATCTCGGAGACGGCGCCCACGAACGTGGTCTTGCCCACGCCGAAGCCACCCGCCACCACGATCTTCGCGGAGGTGGTGGCCCGGCCTCCGTCAGAGCTTGCGAAGTCCACTGAGCACCCTTTCGAGCAGCGTCACGTCAGGTGCGCCACCGTTGTTCTCGTCGCCGCCCGGCTGGTGGATGGCCACCAGTCCGGCCTCGGCGAGGTCCGCGACGAGGATCCGCGCCACACCCAGCGGCATGGCCAGCAGCGCCGAGACCTCGGCGACCGACTTCACCTCGCGGCACAGGTGACAGATCCGCTGGTGCTCCGGGAGCAGCCCCATGAGCGCTGCCGGGTCGGCCGTGGTGCTGATCAGCGCCTCGATGGCGAGCTGGTAGCGCGGCCTGGTCCGGCCACCGGTCATCGCGTACGGACGCACCAGCGGCTGGTCGCCCTCATCGCCGTACGGCTCCGCGTACGGATCATGATGGGCGGTGGGCGGGGTCATGGATCCTCCGGGCGGGACAGCAATTTAGGTTTGTCGTGCCGTCCGTCGAGGCCGGTGGGGGGAATTGTGTCGGCCGGACGGTGGTTTCGTGAGGCGGGTGGTACTCGGGCGGGTCAGTGGAGCAGACTGCCCTGGAGCTCGGCGCGGAGGTCGGGCGTGAGGACCGCGCCCGCTCGGTCGACGAGCAGTGCCATCTCGTAGCCGACGAGGCCGATGTCGCACTCCGGGTGCGCGAGCACGGCCAGCGACGACCCGTCCGAGACGGACATGAGGAAGAGGAATCCCCGCTCCATCTCGACGACCGTCTGGGCCACGTTGCCGCCTTCGAAGATCCGGGAGGCCCCGGCCGTGAGTGAGGTCAGCCCCGAGGCGACGGCCGCCAGCTGATCGGCACGGTCGCGGGGGAAGCCCTCGGACATGGCCAGCAGGAGCCCGTCGGCGGACACCACGACGGTGTGGGACACCCCAGGGGTGTTGTCCACGAAGTTGGTGATCAACCAGTTCAGGTTCTGTGCTGCCTGGCTCATCTGGCTCAACTAACGCTCCTGCTGGTGAGTGGGGCTCGGGAAACTGCCGGTCGAGCCGTTGCCGGCCTGACGACCCTGCGCGATGCCCCGACGGAGATTGGTCAGCCGGCCGCGAACGTCGTCAGGCGTACGCGAGACCTGCGGACCGGTCTGGTGCTGTTGCTGCTGAGCCGTGCCCGGGACGAGGTTCGCCCGGGGCACCCGGCGCGGCAGACCGGAGGTGGTGACGCCGCCCGCGGCAGGCTGCCTGACCCGCTCGGCCTGACGGACGAGTTCGTCGTTGGGCGAGGTCCGCCAGGAGGCGGGGCCGGCGGCCGGGCGCTGCGAAGCGGCCGGGGCCTGCGGCTGCTGTTCCTGCTGCGGAGCCGGGGACGGCGCCGCACCGCTCGCCTGCTGACCGTGGAACCAGTTGGTCTCCAGCGTGTCGTACAGCGGGGTGCGGCCGTCGCCGGGACCCGCGGCCGGCGGCAGCGCCTCCGGCTCAGGGCGCCCGGCCGGACGCTGCGGGACCGGCTGGTGCGCTGCTCCGTAGCCGTTCGACTGCGGAGCGGGGAACTGGCCGGTGGACGAGGGGTCCTGGCGGCCGGGAAGGGAGTGCTGCCCGGTGGAGGAGCCGTCGTAGCCGGGGGAGGCGAACTGGCCCGTGGAGCCGTTGTCGTAGCCCTGCGGTGCGAAGTGGTCGGGCGTCGCCGGGGCGTTCTGGCCGCCGGGGGCGCCGAAGACGTCGGAGCGGGTGTAGCCGTTGTCGCCCGGACGGCCGCCCGCGCCGGGGCGCTCGAACTGGCCGGTGTCCGGACGCTGGAACCGACCGGTGTCCTGCGGGTTGCCCACGGCCGGGAACTGGCCCGTGTTCTGCGGACCGTTCGCCGCGGGCCGGCCGAAGTCGGCGGCTCGGTCGAAGTCGGCAGGCCGGCCGAAGTCGGCGGGACGGCTGAAGTCGGCGGGACCGCCCTGGCCCTGACGCTCGTCGGTCCGCGGCACCGCGGGTATCTCGGCGGTGGCGCCGGGACCCTGCCGGTCGTCGATGCGCGGCATGCGCGAGGTCTGCGCGACGTCCGGCTCCTCGTGGCCGCGCGGGGCGTCCAGCGGGGTGCGCGGCACGGGCGGCCGGGCGTTCTCGTCGCCCCAGCTGGTCACGCGCGGCTGCGGGTTGCCGCCCGGCAGCTCGGCGCGCGGACCGCCGCGCGGCGGCAACTGCGGCTGACGGCCGCGGCCGCCCTGCTCGGCGTTGTCGGGGCGCTGCTGCGGCGGACGTCCGCCGAACATGTCCATGCCCTGCGTGCTGCCGTTGGCCGCCTGCCGGCCCTGCGGCGCACCCGGCGCCTGGCCGCCGAAGCCGGCGCCGGCCGGAGCCGGACGGCCCTGCGGCGGTGCGGCCGGCGGCTGCTGGGGACCGCGCGGCGGCTGTCCGCCGGGACGGCCACCGCCGTCCCTGCCGGGCAGTGCGGCCCGGGGACCCTGACCGCCGGCGAGCCGGCCGCCCGCGCCGGGACCGGCGCCGAGGGCGCCGCCCTGGCGACGCGCGGCGGCGACGCCGGCCGCGGCCTGCGCGGCGGCGGGACCGCCCGCGACACCGCCCTGACCGGGCTTGGGCTGGGGCTTGTTGCCGCCCTGGGCGACGTCCACGGGCAGCATGACCAGCGCGGTCGTGCCACCGGAGTCGGAGGGGCGCAGCTGGATGCGGATGCCGTGCCGCTGCGACAGACGACCGACCACGAACAGACCCATGCGGCGGGAGACCGACACGTCCACGGTGGGCGGCGAGGCGAGTCGCTCGTTGATCGCGGCGAGGTCCTCGGGGGAGAGGCCGATGCCGGTGTCGTGGATCTCGATCAGCACGCGGCCGTCGGGCAGCGCGTGACCGGTGACCTTGACCTTGGTCTGCGGGGAGGAGAACGAGGTGGCGTTCTCCAGCAGCTCGGCGAGCAGGTGCACGAGGTCGTTGACGACCCGGCCGGCCACTTCGGTGGTCGGCACCGAGGAGAGCTCGATGCGCTCGTACTGCTCCACCTCGGAGGCTGCGGCGCGCAGCACGTCGACCAGCGGGACCGGACGGGTCCAGCGGCGGCCGGGCTCCTCACCCGCGAGGACGAGGAGGTTCTCACCGTTACGGCGCATGCGGGTCGCGAGGTGGTCGAGCTTGAAGAGCGAGGACAGCTGGTCCGGGTCGGCCTCGCGGGACTCCAGTTCGGAGATGAGCGAGAGCTGACGCTGGATGAGGCCCTGGGACCGGCGCGAGAGGTTGGTGAACATCGCGTTGACGTTGCCCCGCAGCAGGGCCTGCTCGGCAGCGAGGCGGACCGCCTCGCGGTGCACGTCGTCGAAGGCCGCGGCCACCTGGCCGATCTCGTCCCGGGAGTGCACACCGACCGACTCCACGGACGTGTCGACGTCCTGCGGGTCGGACTCGGACAGCTGCTTGACCAGTTCGGGCAGCCGGTCCTGGGCGACCTTGGTGGCGGTCTCCTGAAGGCGGCGCAGCGAGCGGATCATGGACCGGGCGACGACGAACGCGCCGACCAGCGAGACGCCCAGCACGAGCAGGATCAGCGCACCGGAGATGATCGCCTCGCGCTCGGACTCGGCGCGCAGCTCACGCGCCTTCTGCTCCATGTCCTCGAGCAGCCCGTGCTCGATGTTGGCCATCTGCGCGATCTTGGTCGAGCTGTCGTCGATCCAGTCCTTGTACGACCGCTTGTCCTGCGACTGCAGACCGGTGTCCGAGCTCAGCGCCCGGTTGGCGTAGGTGTCGGCCTCTTCGATGACCGGGTTGCCCCGCTCGATCGGCCGCAGCAGCTCGTCGGCGCCGTCGTTGCCGTAGATGCTGCGGAAGCTCGCGAGTTCGGAGTCCTCGTTCTGGAGGGCGGCCTCGGCGTACTGCCGGTCGTTCTCGGAGAGGTCGCCGTAGACGGTGTTCTGCACCGGCAGCGCCGAGGCGAGCACGGCGCGCTGGACGGAGGCGTACTCCTTGGCCGCGGAGAAGGCGGACAGGGCGCGGGTGCGCTGGATCATCTCCGGGTTGCTGGTGGCCTGCGCCATGTCCTGCGACAGGTCCAGCAGGCTGGTGATGAGCCGGTGGTAGGCCTCGACCGTCTGGGTGGAGTTCTTCGGCTCCGAGTAGGCGGTCGACCGGATCTTGGCCAGGTTGCCGAGGTCGCTGAGAAGGCCCACGAGGCTGTCGCGGACACCCTGCAGGTTGCCGTCCGTACTGGCGGCGTCGATCTCCTCCGAGGCGTCCTGGAAGTCGGTCACCGCCCGGTCGGTCTTCTCCCGGTAGCCCGTGATGCCGAAGTCGGTCGCCTTGGTGCCGTGCGACAGCGGACCGGCGGAGTGGTCGCGCTCGTTCTGCAGCTGGACGGCCAGCTCGGTGGCCTGCTTGGTCATGTCCGTCAGCAGCTTCATGTTGTCGAGCTGCTTGATGTCGTCCATGGACTGGTCGATGCGCAGCGCGCCCAGCGTGGTCGCGGCGACCACCGGCAGGGTCAGCAGCGCCACCAGACGCGTGGAGATGCGCCAGTTGCGCAGGGCCACCCGAGGACCGGGACCGCCGGCCGGCGGCTTGGCCGTCGGAGTCGGGGGAAGGGGACTCGACGACGCGGACGAGCCGGGGCGCCCGTGGCGCTCACCGCCGTCGCCGGAAGCGGCCGGGCCCGGGTTCTGGGCGTGCTGGGGCGAGGAACTGCCGGCATTGGGGCCAGTCCCGCCGTGCGGCTCCGGCTCCGCCGAAGCACTGCCATCCCTCTTGAAACGTCCCTGCACTAGCGTCGCAACCTCTGGACCAGGCGCCCCTCCGCGTGAACGGAAAGACGGTGTCGGCGTGTTGGGGGGCGTCCTGAATTACGCCACCCAGATGGTCGTAGGTACCGGCGCCGGCTCCCCCTGTCTCGCCGCCACCGGGCGCGCTCTGCGCCCCCTGTGCGCCGGCTCGATCCCGCGGCGGTCCGAGGAATTCCAGCACAGTGCAGGATCTGCAACAAGGCCCGTTGGCCAGGCTGTGACATCCGTGACACCACGTGAGGGTGAAGTTACGGGATGTAGAAAGTGTTTCCCCATAAGGCGGACATAACCGTGTGAACCCCAGGGGCAGTGGCGTTGTCCCAGTCGCCATGATCAGGAGCGGAATGAGCGCTTCAGATTACTTATGTCCGTTTCATAGTGGTCAAATGGAGGCCCGAAATGACCGAAATAACCCTGAACCCGTGAGCAAACTCACACGCCGGTCATGCGACCTTCACGCGTTCACCGGGAATCGCGTGTTTAGCCTGACCCTTTACAGGGATGGCACATCCGACAAAACCGCGCCCGCGCGGAGGGCCTTCAACGGCCTCCCCGGCGCCCCGAGACGACAGGGTCACGTACAACAGTGAAGACGACGACGATGTTCCACAAGATCGCCAACCCGAGGCGCACGACGCTGGCGCACCTCAAGGACGCCGACGAACTGCAGCTCCCGGAGCAGCAGGAGCACTCCGTCGATCTCCCTGCCCAGACTGCCAACCCCAAGCGCACCGTCCTCATGGAGGCGCCGCTCGCCGCCTCCGTCGCGGAATAGATCCACGGGATCCAGGAGATCACCGCCGATCTCCGCGATCACATACGGGCGCCGGCCGCCGAATGCTCAAGCCGCCGGCCACGGATGTCAAGGGCGTCCCCGGCCGGGGGCGCCCTTCCCGCGTTAGCCTGGAGCGTCACACTCCAGCCAGCTCAGTCAAGGGGCCAACCAACCCGTGCGCATCGCCAGGTTCTCCATCGACGGCAACGTCGCCTTCGGCGCGGTCGAGGGGGCCGAGCCGGACGAGCTCGTCCTCGACATCATCAAGGGCATCCCGTTCGCGGACTTCGAGCTCTCCGGCACCAAGGTGCCGCTGAGCAAGGTCCGGCTCCTGCCGCCCGTGCTGCCCAACAAGATCGTCGCCTTCGGCCGCAACTACGCCGAGCACGCGCGCGAACTGGGCAACGAGGTCCCCGACGCCCCGTTCGCCTTCTTCAAGCCGTCCACCTCGGTGATCGGCCACGGCGACGACATCCAGTACCCGGCGTTCTCCGAGGAACTGCACCACGAGGCCGAGCTGGCCGTCGTCATCGGCCGGATGTGCCGCGAGGTCCCGCGCGAGCGCGTGGCGGACGTGATCTTCGGCTACACCTGCGCGAACGACGTCACCGCACGGGACGTCCAGCGGCGCGAGAAGCAGTGGGCGCGGGCCAAGGGCTTCGACACCTCCTGCCCGCTCGGCCCCTGGGTGGAGACCGGCCTGGACCTGGCGACCGCGTCCGACCTCACGATCCAGCTCACGGTGGACGGCGGGCAACGCCAGCTCGGCCGCACCAGCGAGATGACCCACTCCATCGCGGATCTGATCGTCAACATCACCGAGGCCATGACGCTGCTCCCCGGCGACGTGATCCTCACGGGCACCCCGGCAGGGGTGGGCCCACTGGCTGTCGGCGACGAGGTCGCCGTCACCATCGAAGGCATCGGCACTCTCACCAACAAGGTTGTCAAGCGTGGTTAGCGCACCCGGTTCTCCCGTACGCGTCCGTTTCTGTCCCTCGCCCACCGGTAACCCGCACGTGGGACTGGTCCGCACCGCCCTGTTCAACTGGGCGTTCGCCAAGCACCACCAGGGCACCCTGGTCTTCCGCATCGAGGACACCGACGCGGCCCGCGACTCCGAGGACTCGTACCGCCAGCTCCTGGACTCGATGCGCTGGCTCGGCTTCGACTGGGACGAGGGCCCCGAGGTCGACGGCCCGCACGCGCCGTACCGCCAGTCGCAGCGCATGGACCTGTACGAGGACGTCGCGCAGAAGCTCCTGGACGCCGGTCACGCGTACCGCTGCTACTGCTCCCAGGAGGAGCTGGACACCCGCCGCGAGGCCGCCCGCGCCGCCGGCAAGCCGTCCGGCTACGACGGCCACTGCCGCGACCTCACCGAGGCGCAGGCCGAGGAGTACCGGGCGCAGGGCCGTACGCCCATCGTCCGCTTCCGCATGCCCGACGAGACGATCACCTTCACGGACCTGGTCCGCGGCGAGCTGACGTTCACCCCGGAGAACGTGCCCGACTACGGCATCGTCCGCGCGAACGGCGCCCCGCTGTACACGCTGGTCAACCCGGTCGACGACGCCCTGATGGAGATCACCCACGTCCTGCGCGGCGAGGACCTGCTCTCCTCCACGCCCCGCCAGGTCGCCCTCTACAAGGCGCTGACCGAGCTGGGCATCGCGAAGTCCGTGCCCGCCTTCGGCCACCTGCCGTACGTGATGGGCGAGGGCAACAAGAAGCTCTCCAAGCGCGACCCCGAGTCGTCCCTCAACCTGTACCGCGAGCGTGGCTTCCTCCCCGAGGGCCTGCTCAACTACCTCTCGCTGCTCGGCTGGTCGCTCTCGGCCGACCAGGACATCTTCACGATGGACGAGATGGTCGCCGCCTTCGAAGTCACGGACGTCAACCCCAACCCGGCGCGCTTCGACCTCAAGAAGTGCGAGGCGATCAACGCCGACCACATCCGTCTGCTCGACGTGAAGGACTTCACCGAGCGCTGCGCCCCCTGGCTGCAGGCCCCTCTCGCCCCCTGGGCGCCGGAGGCCTTCGACGAGGCGAAGTGGCAGGCGATCGCCCCGCACGCGCAGACCCGGCTCAAGGTCCTCTCCGAGATCACCGACAACGTCGACTTCCTCTTCCTGCCCGAGCCGGTCGCCGACGAGGTGTCCTGGGCGAAGGCGATGAAGGAGGGCAGCGACGCGCTGCTCAGGACGGCCCGCGAGAAGCTCGAGTCGGCCGACTGGACCTCCGCCGAGTCCCTGAAGGAGGCCGTCCTGGCCGCCGGGGAGGCCCACGGCCTCAAGCTCGGCAAGGCCCAGGCGCCGGTCCGCGTCGCCGTGACCGGCCGCACCGTCGGCCTGCCCCTCTTCGAGTCGCTGGAAGTCCTCGGCAGGGAGAAGACCCTGGCCCGCATCGACGCGGCGCTGGCGAAGCTCGCGGCGTAACGCCCGGGCACGCGTGAGGGGCGGCCCCCGGGATTACCGGGTGCCGCCCCTCACGCGGTCACCTCAGAGTGCGTCGGTCTCGTCGATCAGGTAGTGGGTCTCGTCGAAGATCCAGACCACGACCACGACCATGATCGCGCCCGCCACGACGTACTCCAGCATCACACCGGGGGCGACGTATGCCTTACGGAGATTCTCGTCCGGGCCCAGCGGCGCGGTCGAGGCCTTGCGGAACGGATCCCGCGACAGTATCCGCACGGCCCGGTCGAGCTGGGCCTGGCGAGAGACCGGCAAGGTGTCGTAGGCCGCACGCGCCTCAAGGGTGAACTGGACTCGGTACTCGCTCATGTCCTCAGTGTGCCAGCCCGCGATACCGTCGGGGACATGAGTATTCGCGCCGTGGTCTGGGACGTTGACGACACTCTCTTCGACTACACGACCGCCGACCGCGAGGGCATGCGGGCGTATCTCACCACCGAGCGGCTGCTCGACCGGTTCGGCACGGCGGAGGAGGCCGTCGCGCGCTGGCGGGAGGTGACCGACCAGCAGTGGGCGCGGTTCTCCGCGGGCGGCATCACCTTCGAGGACCAGCGCCGCGACCGGGTACGGGCGTTCCTGGAACGGCCCGAGCTGACCGACGCGGAGACCGACGCCTGGTTCCGGCGGTACATCGCGCACTACGAGGCCGCCTGGTCGCTCTTCCCCGACGTCCTGCCCGTGCTCGACGCGCTCGCCGCCAGTCACCGCCACGCCGTGCTCTCCAACTCCAGCATCCACGTGCAGGACCACAAGCTGCGCGCCCTCGGCGTCCACGACCGCTTCGAGGTCATCCTGTGCGCCGCTGAACTCGGCGTCTCCAAACCGGAGGCCGGCGCGTTCCTCGCGGCCTGCGAGGCCCTGTCGCTGCCCCCGCACCAGGTGGCCTACGTCGGGGACCACCCGGAGATCGACGGACGGGGCGCCGCCG
It includes:
- a CDS encoding HAD family hydrolase, whose translation is MSIRAVVWDVDDTLFDYTTADREGMRAYLTTERLLDRFGTAEEAVARWREVTDQQWARFSAGGITFEDQRRDRVRAFLERPELTDAETDAWFRRYIAHYEAAWSLFPDVLPVLDALAASHRHAVLSNSSIHVQDHKLRALGVHDRFEVILCAAELGVSKPEAGAFLAACEALSLPPHQVAYVGDHPEIDGRGAADAGLLSVWIDRYGGTAAVEVPAGRHRIVTLAELPAILGADTRFGAQSTFG